A window of Eriocheir sinensis breed Jianghai 21 chromosome 63, ASM2467909v1, whole genome shotgun sequence contains these coding sequences:
- the LOC126987028 gene encoding protein D2-like — protein MTLASLSVFLLATFAAAAGAANTCSLDPITWSCPAQPPLLSLAFAEVTIEACGESYNKELFATLENIKYTGTLDQDKTYTAVMVDPDAPGHDGGKAWLHWIRAGLTSADLAAGTLTTGQDIVSYRPPTPPKNTGVHRYFVFVFEETQTGPQEEIASRGKFDLAAYATSQKLCGPLAANMFQTQH, from the exons ATGACGCTAGCAAGTCTCTCTGTGTTCCTGCTCGCTACGTTCGCTGCGGCGGCGGGAGCGGCGAACACCTGCTCCCTGGACCCCATCACCTGGTCCTGCCCCGCCCAGCCGCCGCTCCTCAGCCTCGCGTTTGCAGAG GTTACTATCGAGGCATGCGGCGAGAGCTACAACAAGGAACTCTTCGCGACGCTGGAAAACATCAAGTACACCGGCACTTTGGACCAG gataagACGTATACGGCGGTCATGGTGGATCCCGACGCCCCTGGACACGACGGAGGAAAGGCTTGGCTGCATTGGATCCGCGCCGGGCtgacg AGTGCCGACCTCGCCGCTGGGACACTGACTACAGGACAAGACATCGTTT CTTACCGACCTCCAACGCCACCGAAGAACACAGGCGTCCATCGCTATTTCGTCTTCGTGTTCGAGGAGACGCAGACGGGACCGCAGGAGGAGATCGCGTCCAGGGGGAAGTTCGACCTGGCCGCCTACGCCACGAGCCAGAAACTGTGTGGACCGCTCGCAGCCAACATGTTTCAGACGCAGCACTAA